From the genome of candidate division WOR-3 bacterium, one region includes:
- the ade gene encoding adenine deaminase, which produces MKAERRKLRKSETRSAKPESNVESLLAVARGEEPADLILANGRVVNVFTGQTGRANVAIKDGKIAGVGPEYTKGLECYDLADQYILPGFIDGHIHIESSLLSLHEFARLALIHGTTTVVADPHEIANVLGVAGVKYMLKASEGMPLDVLLMAPSCVPATSMETSGACVSAKDTAALLKLDRVIGLAEMMNYPGVAFADKEVLAKLLAAKEMGKPIDGHAPGVVGQLLQAYIAAGVGSDHECVGPHEALEKLGSGMRVMVREGSAARNLTGLLPVVNDFNMRRCCFVTDDKHPEELLRHGYLDATLRKAVSQGLSAAAAVQMVTLNAAECFGLKDRGAVAPGYAADVVVVGDLARFNVRMVLKNGRPVAQDRKLLVKLPVLKDKSVTGTVKIRNLTARSFAIKAQGDLARVIRLVPDQILTEKHTHAVAVQKGLVVVDTERDILKLAVIERHKASGRIGLGLVSGFGLKKGALATTVAHDSHNIIIVGTNDADMLKAAKELKRMGGGLVAIAGGKVAAALALPIAGLMSDRPAEEVAENLTKLLDKAHVWGSRLANPFVTLSFLALPVIPELKLTDRGLVDVSQFKTVSLFE; this is translated from the coding sequence ATGAAGGCTGAAAGAAGGAAGTTGCGGAAGTCCGAAACGCGAAGCGCGAAGCCTGAATCGAACGTCGAGAGTCTGCTGGCCGTCGCGCGCGGAGAAGAACCGGCTGACCTCATCCTCGCCAACGGCCGCGTCGTCAATGTATTCACCGGCCAGACCGGACGCGCCAACGTCGCCATCAAGGATGGTAAGATCGCCGGGGTCGGGCCGGAGTACACGAAGGGGCTCGAGTGCTATGACCTCGCGGACCAGTACATCCTGCCCGGATTCATCGACGGCCACATCCACATCGAGAGCTCTCTTCTGTCCTTGCACGAGTTCGCGCGTCTTGCCCTGATACACGGGACGACAACGGTCGTCGCGGACCCGCACGAGATCGCCAACGTGCTGGGTGTCGCCGGCGTGAAGTACATGCTCAAGGCGAGCGAGGGGATGCCGCTGGACGTTCTACTGATGGCCCCTTCTTGCGTGCCGGCAACCAGCATGGAGACGTCCGGCGCCTGCGTGTCGGCGAAGGATACCGCCGCCCTGTTGAAGCTGGACCGCGTCATTGGGCTGGCTGAGATGATGAACTACCCCGGCGTCGCTTTCGCCGATAAAGAAGTGCTGGCCAAGCTGCTGGCGGCGAAGGAGATGGGCAAGCCGATTGACGGGCACGCGCCGGGCGTGGTCGGCCAGCTCCTGCAGGCGTACATCGCGGCCGGCGTTGGTTCGGACCATGAGTGCGTCGGGCCGCACGAGGCGCTGGAGAAGCTGGGTTCGGGCATGAGGGTGATGGTGCGTGAGGGATCGGCCGCGAGGAACCTGACCGGGTTGCTGCCCGTAGTCAACGACTTCAACATGCGGCGGTGCTGTTTTGTCACCGACGACAAGCACCCGGAAGAACTGCTCCGCCACGGCTACCTCGACGCCACACTGCGGAAGGCGGTTTCACAGGGTTTGAGCGCCGCGGCTGCCGTCCAGATGGTGACGTTGAACGCGGCCGAGTGCTTCGGACTCAAGGATAGAGGAGCAGTCGCGCCCGGGTACGCCGCCGACGTGGTGGTGGTCGGGGACCTTGCGCGCTTCAACGTCCGGATGGTGCTCAAGAACGGCCGCCCAGTAGCACAGGATCGGAAGCTGCTCGTCAAGCTGCCCGTCCTCAAGGACAAGTCCGTGACGGGCACGGTGAAGATCAGGAATCTAACCGCCAGGAGCTTCGCCATCAAGGCGCAGGGCGACCTTGCACGCGTGATACGGCTCGTGCCTGACCAGATCCTCACCGAGAAACACACGCACGCCGTCGCAGTGCAGAAGGGATTGGTTGTCGTCGACACGGAGCGCGACATACTCAAGCTGGCCGTCATCGAGCGGCACAAGGCGAGCGGCCGCATCGGGCTGGGCCTGGTGTCAGGGTTCGGGTTGAAGAAAGGCGCTCTCGCCACCACGGTTGCGCACGATTCGCACAACATCATCATCGTCGGCACGAATGACGCGGACATGCTCAAGGCGGCAAAGGAACTGAAGCGGATGGGCGGCGGGTTGGTGGCGATTGCCGGCGGCAAGGTTGCCGCAGCCCTGGCGCTGCCAATTGCCGGCCTCATGTCGGACCGGCCGGCCGAGGAGGTGGCAGAGAACCTGACGAAGTTGCTCGACAAGGCTCACGTCTGGGGCTCGCGCCTGGCCAACC